The Acanthochromis polyacanthus isolate Apoly-LR-REF ecotype Palm Island chromosome 5, KAUST_Apoly_ChrSc, whole genome shotgun sequence genome includes a window with the following:
- the LOC127534019 gene encoding uncharacterized protein LOC127534019 isoform X2, whose amino-acid sequence MDTDILSSDSSSSFLRCEPWPDNFPVPEFTYNVELQLQRGNADFQNNGTLLSPSPKLKSDILESLAPQIITFKVYPSSAEFDDVAKALVKKHPCLKEQGSVSGFYGRKISLKYKMANYRTMLRNIGCTELTVNSLKRKQGDSRTSPNQVKKARRAEVNYCPDYPSGQSQDSLEEERLALLSEVKKSNNHQVVKAKMEMTFAYRRHEVIEDRPFIAEFKRRWPALFSEQETDAIETRRACVLKALMVYVNEDPDHLIQEYIDVEENQKAMDETVLGIYAITVEGAEPTDCLADVGIIIEGVNVLDELGNIANAVIILLGLMYSLNLSYPTNLKYTFEVLQKLVMELDANKLSTKVQVLKNKLFEGTP is encoded by the exons ATGGACACGGACATCCTCTCATCTGACTCTTCGTCGTCATTCCTGAGATGTGAGCCATGGCCGGACAACTTTCCTGTGCCTGAATTCACCTACAATGTTGAGCTCCAACTCCAGCGTGGGAATGCTGACTTCCAAAATAATGGTACCCTGCTCAGTCCAAGTCCAAAACTGAAGTCAGACATTCTCGAAAGTTTGGCACCCCAGATCATCACATTTAAAGTTTATCCATCCAGTGCTGAATTTGATGATGTAGCTAAAGCACTTGTGAAGAAACACCCATGTTTAAAGGAGCAAGGTTCTGTTTCCGGGTTTTATGGGCGGAAGATAagcttaaaatataaaatggcaAACTATCGCACAATGCTGCGCAACATTGGATGCACTGAGCTGACTGTGAATTCCCTCAAGCGGAAACAAGGTGATTCACGCACATCTCCGAATCAAGTGAAAAAAGCAAGAAGAGCAGAAGTGAACTACTGTCCTGATTATCCGTCAGGACAATCCCAGGATAGCCTTGAGGAAGAGAGGCTGGCACTATTGTCTGAAGTGAAAAAGAGCAACAACCATCAGGTGGTTAAGGCAAAAATGGAAATGACATTTGCTTATCGGAGACATGAGGTGATTGAAGACAGACCTTTCATTGCTGAGTTCAAAAGGAGATGGCCAGCTCTCTTCTCTGAGCAGGAG ACAGATGCCATTGAAACAAGAAGAGCCTGCGTGCTCAAAGCACTCATGGTCTACGTCAATGAAGACCCTGACCACCTAATTCAAGAGTACATA gATGTTGAGGAAAACCAGAAGGCTATGGACGAGACAGTCCTGGGAATTTATGCCATCACTGTTGAAGGTGCAGAGCCCACAGATTGCCTGGCCGATGTTGGTATAATCATTGAAGGAGTGAATGTGCTCGATGAACTTGGCAACATCGCAAATGCTGTCATCATTTTGCTTGGCCTCATGTACTCACTTAACTTGAGCTATCCAACAAATCTCAAGTATACATTTGAAGTTCTGCAGAAGCTTGTCATGGAACTAGATGCCAACAAACTGTCAACAAAGGTGCAAGTGCTAAAGAACAAACTCTTTGAAGGAACACCATAG
- the LOC127534019 gene encoding sterile alpha motif domain-containing protein 3-like isoform X1, producing MDTDILSSDSSSSFLRCEPWPDNFPVPEFTYNVELQLQRGNADFQNNGTLLSPSPKLKSDILESLAPQIITFKVYPSSAEFDDVAKALVKKHPCLKEQGSVSGFYGRKISLKYKMANYRTMLRNIGCTELTVNSLKRKQGDSRTSPNQVKKARRAEVNYCPDYPSGQSQDSLEEERLALLSEVKKSNNHQVVKAKMEMTFAYRRHEVIEDRPFIAEFKRRWPALFSEQEVEAEFTRITTVPLRSKFMQQLDHHTARLIILKKKGGAAGLKIKKIMKDLDKTDAIETRRACVLKALMVYVNEDPDHLIQEYIDVEENQKAMDETVLGIYAITVEGAEPTDCLADVGIIIEGVNVLDELGNIANAVIILLGLMYSLNLSYPTNLKYTFEVLQKLVMELDANKLSTKVQVLKNKLFEGTP from the exons ATGGACACGGACATCCTCTCATCTGACTCTTCGTCGTCATTCCTGAGATGTGAGCCATGGCCGGACAACTTTCCTGTGCCTGAATTCACCTACAATGTTGAGCTCCAACTCCAGCGTGGGAATGCTGACTTCCAAAATAATGGTACCCTGCTCAGTCCAAGTCCAAAACTGAAGTCAGACATTCTCGAAAGTTTGGCACCCCAGATCATCACATTTAAAGTTTATCCATCCAGTGCTGAATTTGATGATGTAGCTAAAGCACTTGTGAAGAAACACCCATGTTTAAAGGAGCAAGGTTCTGTTTCCGGGTTTTATGGGCGGAAGATAagcttaaaatataaaatggcaAACTATCGCACAATGCTGCGCAACATTGGATGCACTGAGCTGACTGTGAATTCCCTCAAGCGGAAACAAGGTGATTCACGCACATCTCCGAATCAAGTGAAAAAAGCAAGAAGAGCAGAAGTGAACTACTGTCCTGATTATCCGTCAGGACAATCCCAGGATAGCCTTGAGGAAGAGAGGCTGGCACTATTGTCTGAAGTGAAAAAGAGCAACAACCATCAGGTGGTTAAGGCAAAAATGGAAATGACATTTGCTTATCGGAGACATGAGGTGATTGAAGACAGACCTTTCATTGCTGAGTTCAAAAGGAGATGGCCAGCTCTCTTCTCTGAGCAGGAG GTGGAAGCAGAGTTTACTAGGATCACCACTGTGCCACTGCGATCCAAATTTATGCAGCAGCTCGATCATCACACTGCACGGCTGATAATCCTGAAGAAGAAAGGGGGAGCGGCAGGATTGAAAATAAAGAAGATCATGAAAGACTTGGACAAG ACAGATGCCATTGAAACAAGAAGAGCCTGCGTGCTCAAAGCACTCATGGTCTACGTCAATGAAGACCCTGACCACCTAATTCAAGAGTACATA gATGTTGAGGAAAACCAGAAGGCTATGGACGAGACAGTCCTGGGAATTTATGCCATCACTGTTGAAGGTGCAGAGCCCACAGATTGCCTGGCCGATGTTGGTATAATCATTGAAGGAGTGAATGTGCTCGATGAACTTGGCAACATCGCAAATGCTGTCATCATTTTGCTTGGCCTCATGTACTCACTTAACTTGAGCTATCCAACAAATCTCAAGTATACATTTGAAGTTCTGCAGAAGCTTGTCATGGAACTAGATGCCAACAAACTGTCAACAAAGGTGCAAGTGCTAAAGAACAAACTCTTTGAAGGAACACCATAG